In the Leptospira selangorensis genome, one interval contains:
- a CDS encoding DUF1318 domain-containing protein gives MKNIPKSYIILFAIFPLFVYCPIKAPPITFTQTQTAAEKQMLGEDRNLEKDGWLIASIKTSSSGSEIWERDLIKEEFGNTGDNQFYMALRILAYLARELREYRSLGVLAEGLDGKVRWNPKLREAGADKISQDPKQKSRIDDLIKLTNENRDIIIKEKLKKAFADPNRTITEKEKGSIKESIQTTWLRSVDIGEYYEVSSGNWKKKE, from the coding sequence ATGAAGAATATTCCGAAATCCTATATTATTCTTTTTGCAATCTTTCCTTTGTTCGTGTATTGCCCTATCAAGGCCCCTCCGATCACGTTTACTCAGACCCAAACTGCTGCAGAAAAACAAATGTTGGGAGAAGATCGAAATCTTGAAAAAGACGGATGGTTAATTGCATCCATTAAAACTTCTTCTTCCGGTTCCGAGATCTGGGAAAGAGATCTAATTAAGGAAGAATTTGGAAATACAGGTGATAATCAATTCTATATGGCACTTCGTATTCTTGCGTATCTTGCGAGAGAACTTAGGGAATACAGAAGTCTCGGAGTATTGGCAGAAGGGCTGGATGGAAAAGTAAGATGGAATCCTAAGCTTAGAGAAGCGGGAGCGGACAAAATTTCCCAGGATCCGAAACAAAAGTCTCGAATAGATGATCTAATCAAACTTACGAACGAAAATAGAGACATCATAATTAAGGAAAAATTAAAGAAGGCATTTGCAGATCCGAATCGAACTATTACTGAAAAAGAAAAAGGTTCCATTAAGGAAAGTATCCAAACCACTTGGCTCCGTTCTGTGGATATAGGGGAATATTACGAAGTTTCTTCCGGGAATTGGAAAAAGAAGGAATAG
- a CDS encoding LIC_11026 family protein: MASEFLQYLKKKKLRLGIIAGIFLFYHLLFNSITGQILVDKIASSVFAGKFEANVRSFSPFYGIRFTDVKLYPTTDWGVKPVMTAKELGIAYNLPLVIFGRLKISKISIHGLELDLQQRGNIWNISSTFPPSKKEEATIEKTEPLTEIRTYIPVSAFLELDLKDINVHVNSENGSKSYSAGLEGLELGFLLDTNRFTRIPFDLKVLDLIDEFQVKLNPENQIKLKFQDSSGGLDHPFRCTLVWERAEGSKSGFHSRLDLGSEKIPIRIANRVSAPFGFSLKYDLDVSPEKKELLLRNLEWKVGEDTWLEGSGKISDFAADSGKVNLAIQKSRIRLAPLSDFLHSLGFDSFSMSGEASLAPILAEGDWDNLRVLGEVRGNSLDFRVGKKRHSIPVFNLDWDIRIDPQSEKDPGPKIPLPWVRSFAFKNLKAIYNEILLEGNLNYSQTEGPNLNLKLDNFGLGDYLAGYSGKFSAELSAFGKDFSQLDAGLKLRARGFRFPLGRGNSGNINLDGGLKAIFHFPKKAWGLEEILVSNLNLQAFSPEGNSAAKLNTGGRIGLGEPFVLDLKKAGLDLDLEHLVPLLPLSLRETIIPVRNQVGKKIGLDGDFYYSLGNHGQNIQGSLGVDLPGMNLRDGKLSLDLKMIGSPSSKIKIDKLELSAFSQKLYLGLGGELTKASKTGPSPSLGEFIPSLKGELKLLSPKEAGLIKGLFFQGEAGIKFNWYGSLIQGNLISKNSNVLLQSGVCPGYDCKLYKIDGWNADVPFAHDLSVKETKNLIEGNKRKFVMNYGRTPAPNFTIRQIIGNHPSLKGTPFEYSRPKAESPGLSANMEYSENYLRMDYLKVYTLDGEIWGKDMIVNVGSGDPEKMEYSVSLRVKDIDLKQLLPAKTQVKIDDGKVKADLNLWGRNLGDPVPNLNLFFSIYQIGNDFGKSAINIFAPSNILTDFIYGSYAVDKIELELSKGLVYAVILFKRSILGTIIQLENNQVSQQRMPLANFLKRAQNEIETFNQ, translated from the coding sequence TTGGCTTCCGAGTTCTTACAGTATTTGAAAAAGAAAAAACTCCGCCTTGGGATCATTGCGGGGATTTTTCTCTTCTATCACCTCCTATTTAACTCAATCACAGGACAGATCCTAGTAGATAAAATCGCCTCTTCCGTTTTTGCGGGAAAGTTCGAGGCGAATGTCAGGAGTTTTTCTCCATTCTACGGGATCAGATTCACTGACGTAAAATTATATCCCACAACCGACTGGGGTGTGAAGCCTGTAATGACCGCTAAAGAGTTGGGGATCGCCTATAATCTTCCTCTTGTCATTTTCGGAAGATTGAAAATTTCCAAAATTTCCATTCACGGATTGGAGTTGGACCTCCAACAAAGAGGGAATATTTGGAATATCTCCTCTACTTTTCCTCCTAGTAAAAAAGAAGAAGCTACCATCGAGAAAACGGAACCTCTTACGGAGATCCGTACTTATATTCCAGTCAGTGCATTCTTAGAATTGGATCTGAAAGATATCAATGTGCATGTAAATTCAGAAAACGGTTCTAAATCTTACTCAGCAGGATTAGAAGGATTGGAGCTTGGATTTCTTTTAGATACGAATCGTTTTACAAGAATTCCATTCGATCTGAAAGTTTTGGACCTGATCGACGAATTCCAAGTAAAATTGAATCCGGAGAATCAGATAAAACTTAAATTCCAAGATTCATCCGGTGGACTGGACCATCCATTTAGGTGTACATTGGTTTGGGAAAGGGCAGAAGGCTCCAAGTCAGGTTTCCATTCCAGGCTCGATCTCGGTTCAGAAAAAATACCTATACGGATTGCAAACAGAGTCAGTGCACCTTTTGGTTTTTCACTTAAATACGATTTAGATGTTTCACCGGAGAAGAAGGAGCTCCTACTTAGAAATTTAGAATGGAAAGTAGGGGAAGATACCTGGTTAGAAGGGAGTGGAAAAATTTCAGACTTCGCTGCGGATTCGGGAAAAGTGAATCTCGCCATCCAAAAGTCCAGGATCAGACTCGCACCTTTATCGGATTTTTTGCATAGTCTTGGATTTGATTCATTCTCCATGAGCGGAGAAGCAAGCCTTGCTCCTATTTTAGCGGAAGGTGATTGGGACAATCTAAGAGTTCTGGGAGAAGTTCGCGGAAACTCATTGGATTTCAGGGTAGGGAAGAAGAGACATTCAATTCCTGTATTCAATTTGGATTGGGATATTCGGATCGACCCCCAGAGTGAAAAAGATCCAGGGCCAAAAATCCCTCTTCCCTGGGTGAGATCTTTTGCATTCAAAAATTTGAAAGCGATCTATAATGAAATTCTGTTAGAGGGAAATCTGAATTATTCCCAGACGGAAGGCCCGAATCTAAATCTTAAATTGGATAATTTCGGACTAGGAGATTATCTTGCCGGGTATTCGGGAAAATTTTCCGCAGAACTTTCCGCTTTTGGAAAAGATTTTTCACAATTAGATGCGGGGTTAAAATTAAGAGCCAGAGGTTTTAGGTTTCCATTAGGAAGAGGAAACTCCGGAAATATAAATTTGGACGGAGGCCTAAAAGCTATATTCCATTTTCCTAAAAAAGCCTGGGGCCTGGAGGAAATATTAGTATCTAATTTGAACCTACAAGCCTTCTCCCCGGAAGGTAACTCTGCTGCAAAATTGAATACAGGTGGAAGGATCGGGCTTGGGGAACCATTCGTATTAGATCTAAAAAAAGCGGGATTGGATCTGGACTTAGAACATCTTGTTCCTCTTCTTCCTTTATCACTCCGAGAAACAATAATCCCCGTCAGAAACCAAGTAGGTAAGAAGATCGGATTGGACGGAGATTTTTATTATTCACTCGGGAATCACGGACAAAATATCCAAGGAAGTTTAGGAGTAGACCTACCCGGGATGAATCTACGAGACGGAAAACTTTCTTTAGATCTAAAGATGATCGGAAGTCCAAGTTCTAAGATCAAAATCGATAAACTTGAATTAAGTGCGTTTTCCCAAAAATTATATTTAGGGCTGGGTGGAGAATTAACCAAAGCATCCAAAACAGGACCTTCTCCATCTCTGGGAGAATTTATCCCGAGTTTAAAAGGAGAATTAAAACTTTTATCTCCTAAAGAGGCCGGACTCATCAAAGGATTATTCTTTCAGGGAGAAGCGGGAATTAAATTTAATTGGTATGGAAGTCTTATCCAAGGGAATTTAATATCTAAAAATTCTAATGTACTTTTACAGAGCGGCGTCTGCCCTGGATACGATTGTAAATTGTATAAGATAGACGGTTGGAATGCGGATGTTCCGTTCGCACACGATCTTTCAGTTAAAGAGACCAAAAATCTGATCGAAGGAAATAAAAGAAAATTCGTGATGAATTATGGCAGAACACCAGCTCCTAATTTTACGATTCGACAGATCATTGGAAACCATCCTTCCTTAAAAGGAACTCCTTTTGAATATAGTAGGCCTAAAGCGGAGTCTCCCGGACTTTCCGCTAATATGGAATACTCGGAAAATTATTTACGAATGGATTATCTCAAAGTATATACTCTGGACGGAGAAATTTGGGGTAAGGATATGATCGTTAACGTCGGCTCAGGAGATCCTGAAAAAATGGAATATTCAGTTTCTTTGAGAGTCAAGGATATAGATCTAAAACAATTGCTTCCAGCGAAAACTCAGGTCAAGATAGATGATGGAAAAGTGAAAGCCGATCTGAATCTTTGGGGGAGAAATCTGGGAGATCCGGTCCCTAATTTGAATTTGTTTTTTAGTATCTATCAGATCGGGAACGATTTTGGTAAAAGTGCGATCAATATTTTTGCACCTTCTAATATACTCACCGATTTTATTTACGGCAGTTATGCGGTAGATAAGATAGAATTGGAATTGTCCAAAGGCTTGGTATATGCAGTGATCCTATTCAAACGTTCCATTTTAGGAACTATTATCCAGTTGGAAAATAACCAGGTGTCCCAGCAAAGAATGCCTTTGGCAAACTTCTTGAAACGTGCCCAAAACGAGATCGAAACTTTCAATCAGTAA
- a CDS encoding PD40 domain-containing protein, which yields MRHWVLFFFLLLSSNCLVFIPVQKVKPIEFDYGPISKNYFNPENDKPFPLTVQRGNNLYNSTTKDGRYLFYTTGQKGNYDIWFRDLKSSIVVPITEHPSSEYKPAISPDGKKLAFVSEQYDTAGDIVLLEIEPEVWAKKILEGKRFLNDDFEFITNPEYSDISKSDRFSDSDPIWGMDSRVLLFSSDRLTPGTPNLILWDTEGKEKPILLTQSGAVNPYWSQDGKSIVYLSYADSREGEIYSLDLDTRKSKRLTNDSYLDFSPSLSPDGRYLFYTSIRSDSDGNRKLDERDNSLIIRLDLSDMKERRLTSGNFSLFDTKYSSFNGGSVLFTASYYGTLNIYFLPLSGSIPKASNISAQFELAKEYGKKQSLDDYLLALDSLELYYKEDPLYPIFRAKVLNEKYSLYKKSGKTSEIKKEMSASRMDPKWGLAYVFYLESENKGISEIKEYFSNIRNNADAQVAASILEEIGNLEERSGKIEASLNSKQELVTRFPGYYNIHEILRNIGALQLKEAKKKDWTIPSTLLQAANESESKTIELRNLYGLFEEQILAGKSDSEKISLSEKIESSNKIKERSTVLYRFLMYTKAAGLFGQGAFAESNSLLEPLLKEITPKDPLFLKIHLLRSSNFKGLGSVRYSLESLRTFLENYDHDSGVEISDKEMERFFIYFENLARNYENRSDFFQASLHYFYNTENMFLAKSKNLFQDTVYKDYAIYYQKLMVDTSFKLARSISEKNASSILGNLNPLEFDPLDKKEGLVYIDQYFEKEKILPRARAFLDLATLYGYAYYLINRSVIRETFYYNSGTMDRIKKEAALRDFKQAEYELRWIIFAEPTYHDAYQLLGWLYQYVDIMKSRKPNDKEPTDEDKYKDVYSKYFPEKNFEENIELYSQILELLGENFQNKKALSDLRLNLGNNYFLLKNYPKADEQYSLVESYSNYIISKAQFEDYRQKAVFLFNSARASMYMSKYGDAVRKLKNASDIYSKNEFLQLYSGTDYTKNLQSYREKLTLLRTLTGLSHMELGEYALALPYLTEALELNEPSRLVDPINIRNALAISYQKLGYISKSEENLKEAEILASSRTTLWLPKKVSPKFWESVWDSIWDFVFETVLPDSVRISGSGRFPEAIPPVFQPLLSSGIRVNNLVLEQNYRLAAEETDKRLEYVSKKGLKKTLAGQLVQSQSYADLGFFQYKRNEFEKAKLAFLEENDFLKDSANLSGRSTGSFKRYLYSLFASIEASDKKVYSEELNKALEELDRFKRESMENCLSSWSEDLLEGNSVCSETFYKQYYDYDILKATLLYYSGEENFKKGEWLEGFEKLGISSSLLETPSGLPKEIVGLSKDPFPRKERVFHFLSRASVFYRLGDLEKAEECLKAAEEMANVFYFGAELIQTWVLQARLDLISKKPDKAKVKLSKAEELLKKQFHLISDNKSFLLRDLYETKIRAELDSGNTNTAFNDWIRLQRLLNFRNFQKGNWEFKEARAEYIKFESDWKNYRNTYFKYQNALETRGDVKKEEITLFQSGAQVTKSLEVLRSKFPKRTAFLDPFGPVADEVLNQNETEIRLLESRGSVFARIRSASSLKIMNFENESKAESWIKSNYENAGRNLILDPGNTSIGETLGSQISGISFKLSSSVSNKEERTPKVISSFLPIGGWNYRKIDSDSWTDILEDTDVLISPFPDVKGDSTFGERKKDTLELRELFSREHRLGAVIFTYSEKPNWRQISKVYTGLSGSGVNLMYVCPGETCVKESLGEIFTGKLSNSAIRFGRLQERSGNRNVEAERLFAKSRRDERISDSSEVFSGLHKARSYAESNSNLALKIESDLLRAYQRLKPDFSLGKIFSLRYENRDLNSQKELGLNLCLSRLLETEYKDCGGISLPETKNEILNGIFALKEGKFPGTSLSSNISADKYDPFLFRLKLSNLALEAYYPDLAISQLGLAKQFISSGSDLETWKKMEARIKKEKALLEEEEDWSENSNQIELDPQERNYPRHLAFLENRKKLGHRISPLSLYSEIHSSSKTLFQTLDTESRSSVLDLLRYSLPEETGKEMEEFLNSFVELESFKKNFPRQARIMLEFSKAYLSRGDYDKAKYWISKSKGISDELYSAEIEFLNSKISYLEGKKPAKISESGFSEYLSEYENASTKKSSEFVELTNRFVKHRKKKKFISAERRELNDFITYLQTLSFQQNDSETFFDLGLIKDKIYAVRSALFGRSVSYSDLPNFNKISFSLEEKIPENQEFLALMDLGLKTFYIKFTKGKSKGDLAFKDNRKLRASIYKYNEEADKGGAEVLLREALETEIRQNIRPSKNKTTYLYLSSYHFLAPILPKADEEIYYVADPETLLKNPVHKEKDEFWDGFGIITKDDSNFPSWYSQLLQLENLELSPKGNPSITPFHVLRIPLVEDRERGILFGNKSVSDIEPGTLQGVWILASSFLEGLGNASLSLRDSLYYLGKFWKGPGIVNLGFQTDTHNSRFLKEISSRKEDSKTSLRSRFLKTMDTMREVYPVDKYWNGYRLFTTSFIIKE from the coding sequence ATGAGACACTGGGTCCTATTTTTTTTCCTACTTCTATCCAGTAATTGCCTTGTTTTTATCCCGGTACAAAAGGTAAAACCGATCGAGTTCGATTACGGCCCGATCTCTAAAAACTATTTCAATCCTGAAAATGATAAACCGTTTCCTTTGACAGTTCAAAGGGGAAACAACCTTTATAATTCCACCACCAAGGATGGAAGATATCTATTTTATACGACGGGTCAAAAAGGAAATTATGATATCTGGTTTAGAGATCTCAAAAGTTCCATAGTGGTCCCAATCACGGAACATCCTTCTTCGGAATACAAGCCTGCTATTAGCCCGGACGGTAAGAAACTTGCATTCGTATCGGAACAATATGATACAGCGGGGGATATAGTCCTTTTAGAAATAGAGCCCGAAGTCTGGGCTAAAAAGATTTTAGAAGGAAAAAGATTTCTAAACGACGACTTCGAGTTTATTACAAATCCGGAATATTCTGATATTTCTAAGTCGGATAGGTTTTCGGACTCGGATCCTATTTGGGGAATGGATAGTAGGGTATTATTATTCTCTTCGGATAGACTAACTCCAGGGACACCTAACCTGATCCTATGGGATACGGAAGGAAAAGAAAAACCGATTTTACTCACTCAATCAGGGGCAGTGAATCCATATTGGTCCCAGGATGGAAAATCGATCGTATATCTTTCATATGCGGATTCCAGGGAAGGGGAGATCTATTCCTTGGATTTAGATACAAGGAAATCTAAAAGACTAACAAATGATTCTTATTTAGATTTTTCTCCCAGCCTATCTCCTGATGGAAGATATTTATTCTATACATCTATTCGTTCCGATTCGGATGGAAATCGAAAATTGGACGAGAGAGATAATAGTCTGATTATCCGATTGGATCTTTCTGATATGAAAGAAAGAAGACTTACCTCCGGAAATTTTTCTTTATTCGATACGAAATATTCTTCCTTTAACGGAGGAAGTGTCCTGTTCACTGCATCATATTATGGAACCTTAAATATCTATTTTCTTCCTTTGAGTGGGTCGATCCCGAAGGCTTCTAATATTTCCGCACAATTTGAACTGGCAAAAGAATACGGCAAAAAACAATCCCTGGATGATTATCTATTGGCATTGGATTCCTTGGAATTATATTACAAGGAAGATCCACTTTATCCTATTTTTCGAGCCAAGGTTTTAAACGAAAAATATTCACTCTATAAAAAGTCCGGAAAAACCTCCGAGATCAAAAAAGAAATGAGCGCTTCTCGTATGGACCCTAAATGGGGTCTTGCTTATGTATTCTACTTGGAATCTGAGAATAAAGGGATCTCTGAAATTAAAGAATATTTTTCTAATATTCGAAATAATGCAGATGCTCAGGTGGCAGCTTCTATCTTGGAAGAAATCGGAAATTTAGAAGAAAGATCCGGTAAAATAGAAGCTTCATTGAATTCAAAACAGGAATTGGTGACTCGATTTCCTGGATATTATAATATTCACGAAATTTTAAGAAATATAGGTGCCCTACAACTGAAAGAAGCAAAGAAGAAGGATTGGACCATACCTTCTACACTTTTGCAAGCGGCGAATGAATCCGAATCAAAAACGATCGAACTTAGGAATTTATACGGACTTTTTGAAGAACAGATATTGGCAGGTAAATCGGATTCGGAGAAAATTTCTCTCTCGGAAAAGATAGAATCTTCGAATAAGATCAAAGAACGTTCTACTGTATTATACAGATTTTTAATGTATACGAAAGCCGCGGGGCTTTTCGGACAGGGAGCATTTGCGGAAAGTAATTCTTTGCTCGAACCTTTATTAAAAGAGATTACTCCCAAAGATCCACTTTTTCTAAAAATTCATCTATTACGATCCTCGAATTTTAAAGGTCTCGGAAGTGTGCGTTATTCTTTGGAATCTCTCCGCACATTTTTAGAAAACTATGATCATGATTCCGGAGTAGAGATCTCTGATAAAGAGATGGAAAGGTTCTTTATCTATTTTGAGAATCTTGCTCGGAACTATGAGAATCGATCCGACTTCTTCCAAGCATCTCTACATTATTTTTATAATACGGAAAATATGTTCCTGGCGAAGAGCAAAAATCTCTTTCAGGACACCGTTTATAAGGACTATGCCATCTATTATCAAAAACTGATGGTGGATACTTCTTTTAAATTGGCCAGATCTATAAGTGAAAAGAATGCCTCGAGTATTTTAGGTAATTTGAATCCTCTCGAATTCGATCCATTGGATAAAAAAGAAGGGCTTGTTTATATAGATCAGTATTTTGAGAAAGAGAAAATTTTACCTCGGGCTCGGGCCTTCTTGGACCTAGCCACATTATACGGTTATGCGTATTATCTGATCAATCGTTCCGTGATCCGGGAAACATTTTATTATAATTCCGGAACAATGGACCGTATCAAAAAAGAGGCGGCTCTTAGGGATTTCAAACAGGCGGAATATGAGCTTAGATGGATCATATTTGCTGAGCCAACTTATCATGATGCATACCAACTTTTAGGTTGGTTATACCAATATGTGGACATCATGAAGTCTAGAAAACCTAATGATAAGGAACCTACTGATGAGGATAAGTATAAGGACGTATATTCCAAATATTTCCCGGAGAAAAACTTTGAGGAGAATATAGAGTTATACAGCCAGATCTTAGAGTTGCTTGGAGAAAATTTCCAAAACAAAAAAGCTCTCTCGGATCTTAGATTGAATTTAGGTAATAATTATTTCTTACTTAAAAACTATCCTAAGGCGGATGAACAATATTCTTTAGTCGAATCTTATTCGAATTATATAATATCTAAGGCGCAATTCGAGGATTATAGACAAAAAGCGGTCTTCTTATTCAACTCCGCTCGTGCTTCCATGTACATGTCGAAGTATGGAGACGCGGTCCGAAAACTAAAGAATGCATCCGATATATATTCTAAAAACGAATTTTTACAATTATACTCCGGAACGGATTACACTAAAAACCTTCAAAGTTATAGGGAAAAATTAACTCTACTTAGGACATTAACAGGCTTATCCCATATGGAATTGGGAGAATACGCGCTGGCTCTTCCTTATCTGACGGAAGCTCTGGAATTAAACGAACCTTCCCGATTAGTAGACCCAATCAATATCAGAAACGCATTAGCGATTTCTTATCAAAAGTTGGGTTATATTTCCAAGTCCGAAGAAAATTTAAAAGAGGCGGAGATATTAGCTTCTTCCAGGACAACTCTCTGGTTACCCAAAAAGGTAAGTCCTAAATTTTGGGAATCTGTCTGGGATTCTATTTGGGATTTCGTTTTTGAAACGGTTCTTCCGGATTCGGTCCGTATTTCCGGATCAGGTAGATTTCCGGAGGCTATTCCTCCGGTATTCCAACCATTATTGTCTTCTGGAATCAGAGTAAATAATCTTGTTTTAGAACAGAACTATCGTTTAGCCGCGGAAGAAACAGATAAACGATTGGAATATGTAAGTAAAAAAGGTTTGAAGAAAACTTTGGCCGGGCAATTGGTGCAGTCCCAATCTTATGCAGACCTTGGGTTTTTTCAGTATAAAAGAAATGAATTTGAAAAAGCTAAATTAGCGTTTTTAGAAGAGAATGATTTCTTAAAAGACTCTGCAAACCTATCAGGAAGGTCAACAGGTAGCTTTAAAAGATATTTATATTCGTTATTCGCTTCTATAGAAGCCTCCGATAAAAAGGTATATTCCGAAGAATTAAACAAAGCGTTGGAAGAGCTTGATAGATTCAAAAGAGAATCTATGGAGAACTGTCTCTCTTCCTGGTCGGAAGATCTATTGGAAGGAAATTCGGTATGTTCCGAAACGTTTTACAAACAATATTATGATTATGATATATTAAAAGCGACATTACTCTATTATTCCGGGGAAGAGAATTTTAAAAAAGGAGAATGGTTAGAAGGTTTCGAAAAATTAGGGATCTCTTCTTCTTTACTCGAAACTCCTTCCGGATTGCCGAAAGAGATTGTTGGACTTTCAAAGGATCCATTCCCGAGAAAAGAAAGGGTATTTCACTTTTTAAGTAGGGCTAGTGTATTTTATAGATTAGGGGACCTGGAAAAAGCGGAAGAATGTTTAAAAGCCGCGGAAGAGATGGCGAATGTATTTTACTTTGGAGCTGAGTTGATCCAAACCTGGGTTTTACAAGCAAGGCTGGATCTAATCTCTAAAAAGCCGGATAAGGCAAAGGTAAAACTATCCAAGGCAGAAGAACTCCTTAAAAAACAATTTCATCTGATCTCGGACAATAAAAGTTTTTTACTAAGGGATTTATACGAAACAAAGATCAGGGCGGAACTGGACTCCGGAAATACGAATACTGCGTTTAATGATTGGATACGACTGCAGAGATTATTAAATTTTCGTAATTTTCAAAAAGGAAATTGGGAATTCAAAGAAGCCAGGGCGGAATACATAAAATTTGAATCGGATTGGAAAAACTACAGAAATACTTACTTTAAATACCAGAATGCCTTGGAGACAAGAGGGGATGTTAAAAAAGAAGAGATTACACTTTTTCAATCTGGAGCCCAAGTCACTAAATCTTTAGAAGTGTTAAGATCAAAATTTCCCAAAAGAACTGCGTTTTTAGATCCTTTCGGCCCAGTTGCCGACGAAGTTCTAAATCAGAATGAAACCGAAATTCGTTTATTGGAATCCAGAGGTTCCGTATTTGCAAGGATCAGAAGTGCTTCTTCTTTAAAAATCATGAATTTTGAGAATGAATCCAAAGCGGAAAGTTGGATCAAATCTAATTATGAAAATGCAGGTCGTAATCTTATTTTAGATCCTGGAAATACATCCATTGGGGAAACATTGGGATCTCAGATTTCCGGCATCAGCTTTAAACTTTCTTCTTCGGTCTCTAATAAAGAAGAAAGAACTCCGAAAGTGATCTCCTCTTTTTTGCCTATTGGCGGATGGAATTACAGAAAAATAGATTCTGATTCCTGGACGGATATATTAGAAGATACTGATGTATTAATAAGTCCTTTCCCTGATGTAAAAGGAGATTCTACCTTTGGAGAAAGAAAAAAGGATACACTCGAATTAAGAGAACTTTTTTCGAGAGAACATAGATTAGGTGCGGTCATATTTACTTATTCTGAAAAGCCGAACTGGCGCCAGATCTCAAAAGTTTACACGGGGCTTTCCGGATCGGGCGTAAATTTGATGTATGTATGTCCCGGCGAAACTTGTGTGAAAGAATCCTTGGGGGAAATTTTTACAGGTAAACTATCCAATTCTGCGATCCGTTTCGGAAGACTTCAGGAAAGATCCGGAAATAGAAATGTAGAAGCGGAAAGGTTATTTGCTAAGTCCAGAAGAGACGAAAGAATTTCGGATTCTTCCGAAGTGTTTTCCGGTCTACATAAGGCTCGTTCATATGCGGAATCGAATTCTAATTTAGCTCTTAAGATCGAATCGGATCTGTTAAGGGCTTACCAAAGGTTAAAACCTGATTTTTCTTTGGGTAAAATTTTCTCCTTACGTTATGAAAATCGAGATCTAAATTCTCAGAAAGAATTAGGATTGAACTTATGTTTGTCCAGATTGCTGGAAACGGAATATAAAGACTGTGGTGGAATCTCTCTGCCGGAAACTAAGAATGAAATTTTAAATGGAATATTTGCCTTAAAAGAGGGGAAATTTCCAGGGACTTCTCTCAGTTCTAATATTTCAGCGGATAAATACGATCCTTTCTTATTTAGATTAAAACTTTCTAATCTAGCCCTGGAAGCTTATTATCCTGATTTGGCTATTTCTCAACTTGGACTTGCGAAACAATTTATCTCCTCCGGTTCGGATCTGGAAACTTGGAAAAAGATGGAAGCTCGGATCAAGAAAGAAAAAGCTCTATTGGAAGAAGAGGAGGATTGGTCTGAAAATTCTAATCAAATTGAATTGGACCCGCAAGAGAGAAATTATCCAAGGCATTTGGCATTTTTAGAAAATCGTAAAAAGTTAGGACATAGGATCTCCCCTCTTTCTTTATATTCTGAGATCCATAGTTCTTCCAAAACTTTGTTCCAAACATTAGATACTGAGTCCAGATCTTCCGTGTTGGATCTACTACGCTATTCTCTTCCGGAAGAAACCGGAAAGGAAATGGAAGAATTTTTGAATTCTTTTGTGGAACTGGAAAGTTTTAAGAAAAATTTTCCACGACAAGCAAGGATCATGTTAGAGTTTTCAAAGGCTTATCTTTCCAGAGGGGATTATGATAAAGCAAAATATTGGATCTCCAAATCGAAAGGAATTTCGGATGAGCTTTATTCTGCTGAAATTGAATTTTTAAATTCTAAAATTTCCTATTTAGAAGGCAAAAAACCCGCTAAAATATCAGAGTCCGGTTTTTCCGAATATCTATCCGAATACGAAAATGCTTCTACTAAAAAGTCTTCCGAATTTGTGGAATTAACAAATCGTTTTGTTAAACATAGAAAAAAGAAAAAGTTTATCTCTGCAGAAAGAAGAGAGCTTAACGATTTTATAACGTATTTGCAGACTCTTTCCTTTCAACAAAATGATTCGGAGACGTTTTTCGATTTAGGACTGATCAAGGATAAAATTTATGCAGTTCGTTCGGCTTTGTTTGGACGTTCTGTTTCTTATTCCGATCTTCCTAATTTTAATAAAATATCCTTCTCATTGGAAGAGAAAATTCCTGAAAACCAAGAGTTCTTGGCTTTGATGGACCTGGGGTTGAAAACTTTCTATATCAAATTTACAAAAGGTAAATCCAAAGGTGACCTCGCTTTCAAAGACAATCGAAAGTTAAGAGCTTCTATTTATAAATATAATGAAGAAGCAGATAAGGGTGGTGCAGAGGTTTTACTGAGGGAAGCTTTGGAGACTGAGATTCGTCAGAATATTCGTCCTTCTAAAAATAAGACCACATATCTATATCTTTCTTCTTATCATTTCTTGGCTCCAATATTGCCTAAGGCGGATGAAGAGATCTATTATGTGGCAGATCCGGAGACATTACTAAAAAATCCTGTGCATAAGGAAAAGGACGAATTCTGGGATGGGTTTGGGATTATCACTAAGGATGATTCAAACTTTCCGAGCTGGTATTCACAGTTGCTCCAATTGGAAAACTTAGAACTTTCTCCTAAGGGAAATCCTTCGATCACTCCATTTCATGTGCTTCGGATACCTTTAGTGGAAGATAGAGAGAGAGGAATTCTGTTCGGAAATAAATCTGTTTCTGATATAGAACCTGGAACTTTACAAGGTGTTTGGATACTCGCTTCTTCTTTCCTAGAGGGTTTGGGGAATGCTTCTTTAAGTTTAAGAGATTCATTATATTATTTAGGAAAATTTTGGAAGGGACCAGGGATCGTAAATCTTGGGTTCCAAACGGACACTCATAATTCCAGATTCTTAAAAGAGATTTCCTCCAGAAAAGAAGACTCTAAAACTTCTCTTCGGAGCCGTTTTTTGAAAACGATGGATACGATGAGAGAAGTCTACCCTGTAGATAAATATTGGAACGGTTATAGATTATTTACGACTTCTTTTATTATAAAAGAATAA